A genome region from Sceloporus undulatus isolate JIND9_A2432 ecotype Alabama chromosome 1, SceUnd_v1.1, whole genome shotgun sequence includes the following:
- the LOC121919424 gene encoding aprataxin and PNK-like factor — protein MPEISKELERELEKNESKMMLQRAGGSTGQNNYFLEKEALDLSSQDTQASQLTETDTNSARENTLEDKSFKMEHISQDKPSQSPGQKGEIQELTQINQTTKTDISNLTRSQNVLQSSNISSHQRRACQYGRNCYRKNPTHFQQFSHPGDSDYLDTESVTESHNDNRPECPYGTACYRKNPQHKLEYKHTAPPESEKRQTRLKDTKKGKGNFLEDSDNDGEPNEYDQNDSFIDDEEEEECDPTDEDSDWEPDFPDQDKEDVDTLLKEAHDFVKTKK, from the exons ATGCCGGAAATCTCTAAAGAACTTGAGAGAGAACTGGAAAAGAATGAAAGCAAGATGATGCTACAAAGAGCTGGAGGTTCTACAGGGCAAAACAATTATTTTCTTGAGAAAGAAGCATTGGACCTCAGCTCTCAAGATACACAGGCTTCTCAGCTCACAGAAACAGATACAAACAGTGCAAGAGAGAACACATTGGAGGATAAAAGCTTTAAAATGGAGCACATTTCTCAGGACAAGCCATCACAATCTCCGGGTCAAAAGGGTGAGATTCAGGAGCTTACTCAAATTAATCAGACTACCAAAACAGACATTTCTAATTTAACTAGAAGTCAAAATGTACTGCAGAGCTCAAATATATCCAGTCACCAGAGGAGGGCTTGCCAGTATGGGAGAAACTGCTACAG GAAGAATCCTACACATTTTCAACAGTTCAGTCACCCTGGTGACAGTGATTATCTTGACACAGAATCTGTAACTGAATCACATAATGATAACAGACCTGAATGTCCTTATGGGACTGCTTGCTACAG GAAAAATCCACAGCACAAGCTGGAATACAAACATACAGCACCCCCAG aatctgaaaaaagacaaacaaggcTGAAGGATACTAAAAAAG GGAAAGGCAATTTTTTGGAGGATAGTGATAATGATGGTGAGCCAAATGAATATGACCAGAATGACAGCTTTATtgatgatgaagaggaagaagagtgtGACCCTACTGATGAAGATTCTGACTGGGAGCCAGATTTTCCAGATCAGGATAAAGAAGATGTTGATACACTTTTGAAAGAAGCACATGATTTTGTGAAAACCAAGAAATAG